Proteins co-encoded in one Klebsiella michiganensis genomic window:
- the tgt gene encoding queuine tRNA-ribosyltransferase (Exchanges the guanine residue with 7-aminomethyl-7-deazaguanine in tRNAs with GU(N) anticodons (tRNA-Asp, -Asn, -His and -Tyr)) has translation MKFELDTTDGRARRGRLVFERGTVETPAFMPVGTYGTVKGMTPEEVEATGAQIILGNTFHLWLRPGQEIMKLHGDLHDFMQWKGPILTDSGGFQVFSLGDIRKITEAGVHFRNPINGDPIFLDPEKSMEIQYDLGSDIVMIFDECTPYPADWDYAKRSMEMSLRWAQRSRDRFDSLQNKNALFGIIQGSVYEDLRDISVKGLVEIGFDGYAVGGLAVGEPKEDMHRILEHVCPQIPADKPRYLMGVGKPEDLVEGVRRGIDMFDCVMPTRNARNGHLFVTDGVVKIRNAKHKDDTAPLDAECDCYTCRNYSRAYLHHLDRCNEILGARLNTIHNLRYYQRLMAGLRQAIEEGKLEHFVTDFYERTGKPVPPLNVD, from the coding sequence GTGAAATTTGAATTAGATACCACCGACGGCCGCGCACGACGCGGTCGCCTGGTCTTTGAACGCGGCACCGTCGAAACCCCGGCCTTCATGCCGGTGGGCACTTACGGCACTGTAAAAGGGATGACGCCGGAAGAAGTTGAAGCCACGGGCGCGCAGATTATCCTGGGCAATACCTTCCATTTATGGCTGCGTCCTGGTCAGGAAATCATGAAACTGCACGGCGACCTGCATGATTTTATGCAGTGGAAAGGCCCAATTTTAACGGACTCCGGCGGTTTCCAGGTGTTCAGCCTGGGTGACATCCGCAAGATCACCGAAGCGGGCGTGCATTTCCGCAACCCGATCAACGGCGATCCGATTTTCCTCGATCCTGAAAAATCCATGGAAATTCAGTACGATCTGGGTTCCGATATCGTGATGATCTTCGACGAATGTACGCCGTACCCGGCGGACTGGGATTACGCGAAGCGCTCCATGGAAATGTCCCTGCGCTGGGCGCAGCGTAGCCGCGATCGTTTTGATTCTCTTCAGAATAAAAACGCGCTGTTCGGCATTATTCAGGGCAGCGTTTACGAAGATTTACGAGATATCTCGGTAAAAGGTCTGGTAGAGATTGGCTTTGATGGCTACGCTGTCGGCGGCCTGGCGGTAGGCGAGCCGAAGGAAGACATGCACCGTATTCTGGAGCATGTCTGCCCGCAAATCCCTGCCGACAAACCACGATACCTGATGGGCGTAGGTAAACCGGAAGACCTGGTGGAAGGGGTGCGTCGCGGTATCGATATGTTCGACTGCGTCATGCCAACTCGTAATGCGCGTAACGGTCACCTGTTTGTGACGGACGGCGTAGTGAAAATCCGCAATGCTAAGCATAAAGATGACACCGCCCCGCTCGATGCCGAGTGTGATTGCTATACGTGTCGCAATTATTCACGCGCTTACTTGCATCATCTTGACCGTTGCAACGAAATACTGGGCGCGCGTCTCAATACCATTCACAACCTGCGCTATTACCAGCGTTTAATGGCTGGTTTACGCCAGGCCATTGAAGAGGGTAAATTAGAGCACTTCGTGACGGATTTTTACGAGCGGACAGGTAAGCCGGTTCCACCTTTGAACGTTGATTAA
- the yajC gene encoding preprotein translocase subunit YajC (member of preprotein translocase; forms a heterotrimer with SecD and SecF; links the SecD/SecF/YajC/YidC complex with the SecY/SecE/SecG complex): MSFFISDAVAATGAPSQGSPYSLILMLVVFGLIFYFMILRPQQKRTKEHKKLMDSISKGDEVLTNGGLVGRVTKVAETGYIAIALNDTTEVVIKRDFVAAVLPKGTMKAL; this comes from the coding sequence ATGAGCTTTTTCATTTCTGATGCGGTAGCTGCAACAGGTGCTCCATCGCAGGGTAGCCCGTACTCTTTGATTCTTATGCTGGTGGTGTTCGGTCTGATTTTCTACTTTATGATCCTGCGTCCGCAGCAAAAGCGTACCAAAGAGCATAAAAAACTGATGGACTCCATCTCCAAAGGTGATGAAGTGCTGACCAACGGTGGTCTGGTTGGCCGCGTGACTAAAGTAGCTGAAACTGGCTACATTGCTATCGCGCTGAACGATACCACCGAAGTGGTTATCAAACGTGATTTCGTAGCTGCCGTTCTGCCGAAAGGCACCATGAAGGCGCTGTAA
- the secD gene encoding preprotein translocase subunit SecD (part of the preprotein secretory system; when complexed with proteins SecF and YajC, SecDFyajC stimulates the proton motive force-driven protein translocation, and appears to be required for the release of mature proteins from the extracytoplasmic side of the membrane), with amino-acid sequence MLIAVLAIGLLYALPNLYGEDPAVQLTGVRGAAASEQTLIQVENTLKQENITAKSVALEEGAILARFDSTDTQLRAREALMSVLGDNYVVALNLAPATPRWMSTIGANPMKLGLDLRGGVHFLMEVDMDTALGKLQEQNIDGLRSDLRDKGIAYTNVRKADNYGVDIVFRDSSARDAARDYLSSRHRDLVFSNQGSNTLRAVMSDARLSEAREYAVQQNINILRNRVNQLGVAEPLVQRQGADRIVVELPGIQDTARAKEILGATATLEFRLVNTNVDASAAASGRVPGDSEVKQTREGQPVVLYKRVILTGDHITDSTSSMDEYNQPQVNISLDSAGGNIMSNFTKDNIGKPMATLFVEYKDSGKKDANGRSVLMKEEEVINVANIQSRLGNSFRITGISNPNEARQLSLLLRAGALIAPIQIVEERTIGPTLGLENIKQGLEACLAGLVVSIIFMLFFYKKFGLIATTALLANLVLIVGIMSLLPGATLTMPGIAGIVLTLAVAVDANVLINERIKEEISNGRSVQQAIDEGYKGAFSSIFDANITTLIKVIILYAVGTGAIKGFAITTGIGVATSMFTAIVGTRAIVNLLYGGKRINKLSI; translated from the coding sequence ATGCTGATCGCCGTGCTGGCGATTGGCCTGCTGTATGCGCTTCCCAACCTGTATGGTGAGGATCCGGCAGTTCAGTTAACTGGCGTGCGCGGTGCCGCCGCCAGTGAACAAACGCTGATCCAGGTCGAAAACACCTTAAAACAAGAAAATATCACCGCTAAGTCCGTGGCGCTGGAAGAGGGCGCCATTCTCGCTCGCTTCGACTCTACGGATACCCAGCTGCGTGCGCGTGAAGCGCTGATGAGCGTGCTGGGCGACAACTATGTCGTGGCGCTTAACCTTGCTCCTGCCACCCCTCGCTGGATGTCGACTATCGGTGCGAACCCGATGAAGCTCGGCCTTGACCTGCGCGGCGGCGTCCACTTCCTGATGGAAGTCGATATGGACACAGCGCTGGGCAAACTCCAGGAACAAAATATCGATGGCCTGCGCAGCGATCTGCGTGACAAGGGCATTGCTTACACCAACGTGCGTAAAGCGGACAATTACGGCGTAGACATCGTCTTCCGTGATTCAAGCGCCCGCGACGCTGCAAGAGATTACCTCTCCTCCCGCCATCGCGATCTGGTGTTCTCCAACCAGGGTAGCAATACGCTGCGTGCCGTGATGAGCGATGCTCGCCTGAGCGAAGCGCGTGAGTACGCGGTCCAGCAGAACATCAATATCCTGCGTAACCGTGTGAACCAGCTTGGCGTCGCCGAACCGCTGGTGCAGCGCCAGGGTGCTGACCGTATCGTGGTTGAACTGCCGGGTATTCAGGACACCGCTCGCGCGAAAGAAATTCTGGGTGCGACCGCGACGCTGGAATTCCGTCTGGTTAACACCAATGTGGATGCCTCTGCTGCAGCCTCTGGCCGCGTGCCGGGTGACTCTGAAGTGAAGCAGACTCGCGAAGGTCAGCCGGTTGTGCTGTACAAGCGCGTGATTCTGACTGGGGACCACATCACAGACTCCACGTCCAGCATGGATGAATACAACCAGCCACAGGTAAACATTTCCCTGGACAGCGCTGGCGGTAACATCATGTCTAACTTCACAAAGGACAACATCGGTAAGCCGATGGCGACCCTCTTTGTGGAGTACAAGGACAGCGGTAAGAAAGACGCGAATGGCCGTTCTGTTCTGATGAAAGAAGAAGAAGTTATCAACGTGGCGAACATTCAGTCTCGCCTGGGTAACAGCTTCCGCATCACCGGGATCAGCAACCCGAATGAAGCCCGTCAGCTGTCTCTGCTGCTGCGTGCCGGTGCGTTGATCGCGCCAATTCAGATTGTTGAAGAACGTACCATCGGTCCAACGCTGGGTCTGGAAAACATCAAGCAAGGCCTGGAAGCATGTCTGGCGGGTCTGGTGGTGTCCATCATCTTCATGCTGTTCTTCTATAAGAAGTTTGGCCTGATCGCGACCACGGCGCTGCTGGCTAACTTGGTGCTGATTGTGGGGATTATGTCTCTGTTGCCGGGCGCAACGCTGACCATGCCGGGTATCGCGGGGATCGTCTTAACCCTTGCGGTTGCGGTGGATGCCAACGTGCTGATCAACGAGCGTATCAAAGAAGAGATCAGCAACGGGCGTTCGGTCCAGCAGGCGATTGATGAAGGCTACAAAGGCGCGTTCAGCTCCATTTTTGATGCCAACATCACCACGCTTATCAAAGTTATTATCCTGTATGCCGTAGGCACCGGGGCAATCAAAGGCTTTGCTATCACCACCGGTATTGGTGTCGCAACCTCGATGTTTACCGCAATTGTCGGGACTCGTGCCATTGTGAACCTGTTGTACGGCGGCAAACGCATCAACAAGCTGTCTATCTGA
- a CDS encoding preprotein translocase subunit SecF — protein sequence MAQEYTVEQLNHGRKVHDFMRWDYWAFSISGILLILSVVIIGVKGFNWGLDFTGGTVIEIGLEKPADLDAMRASLQKAGFEEPLVQNFGSSRDIMVRMPPAKGEAGGQVLGSKVVSVINEATSQNAAVKRIEFVGPSVGADLAQNGAMALLVALISILVYVGFRFEWRLAAGVVISLAHDVIITMGVLSLFHIEIDLTIVASLMSVIGYSLNDSIVVSDRIRENFRKIRRGTPYEIFNVSLTQTLHRTLITSGTTLVVILMLYLFGGALLKGFSLTMLIGVTVGTASSIYVASALALKLGMKREHMLQQKVEKEGADQPSILP from the coding sequence GTGGCACAGGAATATACTGTTGAACAATTGAACCACGGCCGTAAAGTCCACGACTTTATGCGCTGGGATTACTGGGCCTTTAGTATCTCCGGTATCCTGCTGATCCTTTCCGTCGTGATTATCGGCGTGAAAGGCTTCAACTGGGGTCTGGATTTTACGGGCGGAACGGTAATCGAAATCGGGCTGGAAAAACCGGCCGATCTTGATGCGATGCGTGCTTCCCTGCAGAAAGCAGGCTTTGAAGAGCCGCTGGTGCAGAACTTCGGCAGCAGCCGCGACATCATGGTGCGCATGCCGCCTGCCAAAGGTGAAGCAGGTGGCCAGGTGCTGGGCAGCAAGGTTGTGAGCGTGATTAACGAAGCGACCAGCCAGAATGCCGCGGTGAAACGTATTGAGTTTGTTGGCCCGAGCGTCGGTGCGGACCTGGCTCAAAACGGTGCGATGGCGCTGCTGGTAGCGCTGATTTCCATTCTGGTTTACGTTGGGTTCCGCTTTGAGTGGCGCCTGGCAGCCGGTGTGGTTATCTCGCTGGCGCACGACGTGATTATCACGATGGGCGTGCTGTCGCTATTCCACATCGAAATTGACCTGACTATCGTCGCGTCGTTGATGTCGGTTATCGGCTACTCGCTGAACGACAGCATCGTGGTTTCGGACCGTATTCGTGAAAACTTCCGCAAAATTCGTCGCGGGACGCCTTACGAAATCTTTAACGTCTCCCTGACCCAGACGCTGCACCGTACCTTGATCACCTCAGGCACCACGTTAGTGGTTATCCTGATGCTGTATCTGTTTGGTGGGGCACTGCTGAAAGGCTTCTCCCTGACGATGCTTATCGGTGTCACCGTCGGTACGGCTTCTTCTATCTACGTCGCCTCTGCGCTGGCGTTGAAGCTGGGCATGAAGCGCGAGCACATGCTGCAGCAAAAGGTAGAGAAAGAAGGGGCGGATCAGCCGTCCATTCTGCCGTAA
- a CDS encoding glyoxalase, with protein MSTLINWFEIPVTDMERAVAFYQRVLNAEFRRETIAGVENAVFSYDQPATGGSLVKGERFVPSDTGAVIYLYTPDLTKALQQVEAAGGRLDFGPQALPYDIGTIALMIDSEGNRVGLHQPV; from the coding sequence ATGAGCACACTCATCAACTGGTTTGAAATCCCCGTTACCGATATGGAGCGCGCGGTCGCTTTTTACCAACGTGTACTGAACGCTGAATTTCGTCGTGAGACGATAGCCGGCGTAGAGAATGCCGTATTTTCGTATGACCAACCTGCCACCGGAGGCTCTTTAGTTAAGGGAGAGCGGTTTGTTCCTTCTGATACAGGCGCGGTGATTTATCTTTATACGCCCGATCTCACTAAAGCGTTGCAGCAGGTAGAAGCGGCGGGTGGCCGTCTGGATTTTGGCCCGCAGGCGCTGCCCTATGATATCGGCACGATTGCGTTAATGATCGACAGCGAGGGCAATCGCGTTGGCTTGCATCAGCCGGTTTAA
- a CDS encoding DeoR faimly transcriptional regulator, with translation MSRRADRLFQIVQILRGRRLTTAAQLAERLEVSERTIYRDIQDLSLSGVPIEGEAGCGYRLLAGYDLPPLMLTTGEVEAVIAALRMVQTWSGETLAKSAESVHEKLLAVLTPEKRRVAERSRIISPNFNKFPQVKARFDQLHSAIDKCRVVHLLYEDEKGELTERDVHPLGLSFWGEVWLLVAWCEARDDYRSFRLDRCRDILVTGRVYQERHDRSLQAFIALQKAKGYLPEK, from the coding sequence ATGAGTAGAAGAGCCGACCGATTATTTCAGATAGTGCAAATCCTGCGCGGAAGGCGCCTGACGACGGCTGCACAGCTTGCTGAACGACTGGAAGTCTCAGAGCGAACTATCTACCGCGATATTCAGGATCTTTCCCTATCCGGCGTGCCGATAGAAGGGGAAGCGGGCTGCGGCTATCGCCTGCTGGCCGGGTACGATCTTCCCCCACTCATGCTGACAACCGGGGAGGTGGAGGCGGTCATTGCGGCGTTAAGAATGGTACAAACCTGGAGCGGAGAAACGCTGGCGAAATCTGCTGAGTCCGTGCATGAAAAACTCCTCGCCGTGCTTACGCCGGAAAAACGCCGGGTCGCCGAACGCAGCCGCATTATCTCGCCAAATTTTAACAAGTTTCCGCAGGTGAAAGCCCGATTCGATCAGCTTCATTCCGCCATCGATAAATGCCGGGTTGTTCATTTGCTTTACGAAGATGAAAAAGGTGAATTGACGGAGCGAGATGTTCACCCGCTGGGGCTGTCATTTTGGGGAGAAGTCTGGCTGCTGGTGGCCTGGTGTGAAGCGAGGGATGATTACCGCAGTTTCAGGCTGGATCGCTGTCGGGATATTCTTGTCACCGGACGGGTGTATCAGGAACGTCACGATCGCTCTCTGCAGGCTTTTATTGCCCTTCAGAAGGCTAAAGGCTACCTGCCTGAGAAATAA
- a CDS encoding nucleoside-specific channel-forming protein Tsx (receptor of phage T6 and colicin K; involved in the transfer of deoxyribo- and ribo-nucleotides across the outer membrane): MKKIILAAGTVLALSSSFSASAEEAKNSEYLSDWWHQSVNVVGSYHTRFGPQLRNDTYLEYEAFAKKDWFDFYGYVDAPVFFGGNTQAKGIWNHGSPLFMEIEPRFSIDKLTGTDLSFGPFKEWYFANNYIYDMGRNQANRQSTWYMGLGTDIDTGLPMSLSMNVYAKYQWQNYGASNENEWDGYRFKVKYFVPITSLWGGKLSYIGFTNVDWDSDLGNEQYRTNNSVASSHILSLNYDHLHYSFVARYFHNGGQWKDGDQPFFMNERVKSTGFGYYVVVGYNF, from the coding sequence ATGAAAAAAATTATTCTGGCAGCCGGCACCGTTCTGGCGCTTTCCAGCTCTTTCTCTGCCAGCGCAGAAGAAGCAAAAAACAGCGAATACCTCTCCGACTGGTGGCACCAGAGCGTTAACGTTGTCGGCAGCTACCACACCCGTTTCGGGCCGCAGCTGCGCAACGATACCTACCTGGAATATGAAGCGTTCGCCAAAAAAGACTGGTTCGATTTCTACGGCTACGTGGATGCGCCAGTCTTCTTCGGCGGTAACACTCAGGCGAAAGGGATCTGGAACCACGGCTCCCCACTGTTTATGGAAATCGAACCTCGCTTCTCCATCGATAAGCTGACCGGGACCGACCTGAGCTTTGGCCCGTTCAAAGAGTGGTACTTCGCGAACAACTACATTTACGACATGGGTCGTAACCAGGCTAACCGCCAGAGTACCTGGTACATGGGTCTGGGTACCGATATCGACACTGGCCTGCCAATGAGCCTGTCGATGAACGTGTATGCCAAGTACCAGTGGCAGAACTACGGTGCGTCTAACGAAAACGAGTGGGATGGCTACCGCTTCAAGGTGAAATACTTCGTGCCAATCACCTCCCTGTGGGGCGGTAAACTGAGCTATATCGGTTTCACCAACGTGGACTGGGACTCTGATCTGGGCAACGAGCAGTACCGTACCAATAACTCCGTCGCGTCCAGCCACATCCTGTCGCTGAACTACGATCACCTGCACTACTCCTTCGTGGCTCGTTACTTCCATAACGGCGGCCAGTGGAAAGATGGCGATCAGCCGTTCTTCATGAACGAGCGCGTGAAGTCCACCGGCTTCGGCTACTACGTGGTTGTCGGTTACAACTTCTAA
- a CDS encoding lipoprotein, with the protein MTKTYLRIILVSSLMSLTACAQQTEVRQMRSQIGSLNQEMTKLSQQTVKLTQQNALNAKSTSGVYLLPGSNTAARLNSQIGNLKMSLTNVAAEANGTRATLLIQGESNDPLPAFSGKVEWGQIQGTTDNFQEVNVQTQPIDAPASILAPSDVSIPLRLSGITPDRLGFVRVHDIQPAAAAQPAPAQ; encoded by the coding sequence ATGACAAAGACTTACTTAAGAATTATCCTGGTTTCAAGTCTGATGAGCCTGACCGCTTGCGCCCAGCAAACTGAAGTGCGTCAGATGCGCAGTCAAATTGGTTCGTTAAATCAGGAAATGACCAAACTTAGCCAACAAACGGTGAAGCTTACCCAGCAAAATGCCCTGAATGCGAAGTCGACCAGCGGTGTTTACCTGCTGCCGGGTTCAAACACAGCCGCACGCCTGAATAGCCAGATTGGTAACCTGAAAATGTCGCTGACGAACGTTGCGGCGGAGGCCAACGGCACCCGCGCCACGTTGCTGATTCAAGGGGAGTCTAACGATCCGCTGCCAGCCTTCAGCGGCAAAGTAGAATGGGGGCAGATTCAGGGCACCACGGACAACTTCCAGGAAGTTAACGTGCAGACGCAGCCCATTGACGCTCCGGCCAGCATTCTCGCCCCGAGCGATGTGTCGATTCCGCTTCGCCTGTCCGGCATCACGCCCGATAGGTTAGGCTTTGTGCGCGTGCACGATATTCAGCCAGCTGCTGCCGCACAGCCAGCCCCCGCGCAATAA
- a CDS encoding NrdR family transcriptional regulator translates to MHCPFCFAVDTKVIDSRLVGEGSSVRRRRQCLVCHERFTTFEVAELVMPRVVKSNEVREPFNEDKLRSGILKALEKRPVNSDDVEMAISHIKSHLRATGEREIPSKLIGNLVMEQLKKLDKVAYIRFASVYRSFEDIKEFGEEIARLQD, encoded by the coding sequence ATGCATTGCCCATTCTGTTTCGCCGTGGACACCAAAGTTATTGACTCTCGCCTGGTGGGTGAAGGTTCCTCCGTACGCCGTCGGCGCCAGTGCCTGGTTTGTCACGAACGCTTCACGACTTTCGAAGTTGCGGAGCTGGTGATGCCGAGAGTTGTGAAGAGCAATGAAGTGCGCGAGCCGTTTAACGAAGACAAACTGCGCAGCGGCATCCTGAAAGCGCTGGAAAAGCGTCCGGTCAATTCTGATGACGTCGAAATGGCCATCAGCCATATTAAGTCGCACCTTCGAGCAACCGGCGAACGCGAAATCCCGAGTAAACTCATTGGCAACCTGGTGATGGAGCAGCTCAAAAAGCTGGATAAAGTTGCCTATATTCGCTTTGCTTCGGTTTACCGTAGCTTTGAAGATATCAAAGAATTTGGTGAAGAAATCGCCCGTTTACAGGATTAA
- the ribD gene encoding 5-amino-6-(5-phosphoribosylamino)uracil reductase (riboflavin biosynthesis protein which catalyzes the deamination and reduction steps in the riboflavin biosynthesis pathway; catalyzes the formation of 5-amino-6-(5-phosphoribosylamino)uracil from 2,5-diamino-6-hydroxy-4-(5-phosphoribosylamino)pyrimidine and the formation of 5-amino-6-(5-phosphoribosylamino)uracil from 5-amino-6-(5-phosphoribitylamino)uracil), translated as MSLDEQFMARALELAKRGRFTTAPNPNVGCVIVKDGKIVGEGFHFRAGEPHAEVHALRMAGEQARGATAYVTLEPCSHHGRTPPCCDALIAAGVSRVVAAMQDPNPQVAGRGLYRLQQAGIDVSHGLMMNEAEALNRGFLKRMRTGFPFIQLKLGASLDGRTAMASGESKWITSPLARRDVQRQRAQSAAILSSDATVLADNPSLTVRWDELDSASQAIYPQQDLRQPIRIVLDRQNRVTPQHQIIANPGQTWLARSQADEQHWPDGVEQLLVPEHNGHLDLVVLMMQLGKRQVNSVWVEAGATLAGALLQAGLVDELIVYVAPKLLGNDARGLCELPGLEKLADAPEFSFSEVRQVGPDLCLHLTPIYGRQ; from the coding sequence ATGTCTCTTGATGAACAGTTTATGGCTCGAGCGCTTGAGCTGGCAAAGCGCGGGCGTTTTACCACGGCACCGAACCCAAACGTCGGCTGCGTGATTGTCAAAGACGGCAAAATTGTGGGAGAAGGATTCCACTTTCGCGCCGGGGAACCTCATGCGGAAGTTCACGCTTTGCGCATGGCGGGTGAGCAGGCCCGAGGCGCAACGGCCTATGTCACGCTAGAACCTTGCAGCCACCATGGCCGCACGCCGCCGTGCTGTGATGCCTTAATTGCCGCAGGCGTGTCTCGCGTTGTTGCCGCCATGCAGGATCCTAACCCGCAAGTTGCCGGCCGGGGTCTATACCGCTTGCAGCAGGCGGGTATCGACGTCAGTCATGGCCTGATGATGAACGAAGCCGAAGCGCTTAACCGCGGATTCCTCAAGCGCATGCGCACCGGTTTCCCATTCATCCAGCTTAAACTTGGCGCTTCGCTGGACGGCCGTACCGCGATGGCGAGCGGAGAGAGTAAATGGATTACCTCTCCACTGGCGCGTCGCGATGTGCAGCGCCAGCGCGCCCAAAGTGCTGCGATTCTTTCAAGCGACGCTACCGTATTGGCAGATAACCCTTCATTAACGGTACGCTGGGATGAACTGGATAGCGCCAGCCAGGCCATTTATCCTCAACAGGATTTGCGCCAGCCGATTCGTATTGTGCTGGATCGTCAAAACCGAGTGACGCCGCAGCATCAAATTATTGCTAACCCGGGCCAAACCTGGCTTGCCCGCAGCCAGGCAGATGAACAACACTGGCCGGATGGCGTGGAGCAACTGCTGGTGCCTGAACATAATGGCCACCTTGATTTGGTTGTGTTAATGATGCAGCTTGGCAAACGCCAGGTGAATTCTGTCTGGGTTGAGGCAGGGGCGACTCTCGCCGGCGCGCTGTTGCAGGCAGGGCTGGTGGATGAGCTTATTGTCTACGTGGCACCTAAATTATTAGGCAATGACGCTCGCGGTTTGTGCGAGCTTCCAGGCCTTGAAAAACTTGCTGATGCGCCGGAGTTCAGCTTTAGCGAAGTCCGTCAGGTCGGCCCTGATTTGTGCCTGCATTTGACGCCCATTTACGGACGCCAGTAA
- the ribH gene encoding 6,7-dimethyl-8-ribityllumazine synthase (RibE; 6,7-diimethyl-8-ribityllumazine synthase; DMRL synthase; lumazine synthase; beta subunit of riboflavin synthase; condenses 5-amino-6-(1'-D)-ribityl-amino-2,4(1H,3H)-pyrimidinedione with L-3,4-dihydrohy-2-butanone-4-phosphate to generate 6,6-dimethyl-8-lumazine (DMRL); riboflavin synthase then uses 2 molecules of DMRL to produce riboflavin (vitamin B12); involved in the last steps of riboflavin biosynthesis; forms a 60mer (icosahedral shell) in both Bacillus subtilis and Escherichia coli; in Bacillus subtilis this 60mer is associated with the riboflavin synthase subunit (alpha) while in Escherichia coli it is not) has product MNIIEAAVATPDARVAITIARFNNFINDSLLEGAIDALKRIGQVKDKNITVVWVPGAYELPLAADALAKTGKYDAVIALGTVIRGGTAHFEYVAGGASNGLLSVGQDSGIPVAFGVLTTESIEQAIERAGTKAGNKGAEAALTALEMINVLKAIKA; this is encoded by the coding sequence ATGAACATTATTGAAGCTGCTGTTGCTACTCCTGACGCTCGCGTCGCCATCACCATCGCGCGTTTTAACAACTTCATCAATGACAGCCTGCTGGAAGGTGCTATCGACGCCCTGAAACGCATTGGCCAGGTGAAAGACAAAAACATCACCGTAGTCTGGGTGCCGGGCGCTTACGAGCTGCCACTGGCCGCTGATGCACTGGCGAAAACCGGTAAATACGATGCTGTTATCGCGCTGGGTACCGTGATTCGCGGAGGCACTGCACACTTCGAATACGTTGCCGGCGGTGCCAGCAACGGTCTGTTAAGCGTAGGCCAGGACAGCGGTATTCCCGTTGCCTTCGGCGTGCTGACCACTGAAAGCATTGAACAAGCCATCGAACGCGCTGGCACCAAAGCCGGTAACAAAGGTGCAGAAGCTGCACTGACCGCGCTTGAAATGATTAATGTATTGAAAGCCATCAAGGCCTGA
- the nusB gene encoding transcription antiterminator NusB (Regulates rRNA biosynthesis by transcriptional antitermination), with translation MKPAARRRARECAVQALYSWQLSKNDIADVEYQFLAEQDVKDVDVVYFRELLSGVATNSAYLDGLMKPYLSRLLEELGQVEKAVLRIALFELSKRDDVPYKVAINEAIELAKTFGAEDSHKFVNGVLDKAAPAIRPHKK, from the coding sequence GTGAAACCTGCTGCTCGTCGCCGCGCCCGTGAGTGTGCCGTCCAGGCGCTCTACTCCTGGCAGTTGTCTAAAAACGACATTGCTGATGTCGAATACCAGTTCCTGGCGGAACAGGACGTCAAAGACGTTGACGTTGTCTACTTCCGTGAGCTGCTGAGCGGCGTGGCTACTAACAGCGCGTATCTGGATGGGCTGATGAAGCCTTACCTGTCCCGTCTGCTCGAAGAGCTGGGCCAGGTGGAAAAAGCGGTGCTGCGCATTGCGCTGTTTGAACTGTCCAAACGTGATGATGTGCCATACAAAGTGGCCATCAACGAAGCGATTGAGCTGGCGAAAACCTTCGGTGCCGAAGACAGCCATAAGTTCGTTAACGGTGTTCTCGACAAGGCCGCTCCCGCTATTCGTCCCCACAAGAAGTAA